A single Paraburkholderia sp. D15 DNA region contains:
- a CDS encoding aldehyde dehydrogenase family protein: protein MDTATEIQRHDLLIDGKRLPPGTGEYSIDINPATEAPIARVAQGSAADVDTAVRAARAALKVWNGMRAAERGRILARLAELMRANLDELAALESLDAGKPIAAVMRQDIPAAIDTLDYYAGWCDKITGQVVPVRPDALTYTLREPVGVVAAIVPWNFPLMIGMWKIAPALACGCTLIVKPAEITPLTALRVGELALEAGVPPGVLNIVTGKGSVVGDALVAHPGVDKVTFTGSPSVGRGILQGAAGNFKRVTLELGGKSANLIFPDANLDNAVRAAASGIFFNTGQVCSAGSRILAHRDIYDDVVERLAARAKSIKVGDPSKRETSMGPLISAAQMKTVLGYVETGRAEGASLVAGGARIGERGFFVEPTVFANVEHEMRISQEEIFGPVASVIRFDDEADALRIANGTQYSLAAGVWSADIGRVHRVARDLKAGTVWINTYGYTDVRLPWGGAGDSGFGREHGDMAIENFTEPKAVWLAIDQ from the coding sequence ATGGATACCGCAACCGAAATCCAGCGCCACGATCTGCTGATCGACGGCAAGCGTCTGCCTCCGGGCACCGGCGAATACTCGATCGACATCAACCCCGCCACCGAGGCTCCCATCGCCCGGGTCGCGCAGGGCAGTGCCGCCGATGTCGATACCGCCGTGCGCGCGGCGCGCGCCGCGCTGAAAGTGTGGAACGGCATGCGCGCGGCGGAACGCGGCCGGATTCTGGCGCGCCTCGCCGAATTGATGCGCGCGAATCTCGACGAACTCGCCGCGCTCGAAAGTCTCGACGCCGGCAAGCCGATCGCCGCCGTGATGCGCCAGGACATTCCGGCCGCGATCGATACGCTCGACTACTACGCCGGGTGGTGCGACAAGATCACCGGCCAGGTCGTGCCGGTGCGTCCCGACGCGCTGACGTACACGCTGCGCGAACCGGTCGGCGTGGTCGCCGCGATCGTGCCGTGGAATTTCCCGCTGATGATCGGCATGTGGAAGATCGCCCCGGCGCTTGCGTGCGGCTGCACGCTGATCGTGAAACCGGCGGAGATCACGCCGCTCACCGCGTTGCGCGTCGGCGAACTCGCGCTCGAAGCGGGCGTGCCGCCCGGCGTGCTGAACATCGTCACCGGCAAGGGCAGTGTGGTGGGCGATGCGCTCGTCGCGCATCCTGGCGTGGACAAGGTCACCTTCACCGGTTCGCCCTCGGTAGGGCGCGGCATTCTGCAAGGCGCGGCCGGCAACTTCAAACGCGTGACGCTCGAGCTTGGCGGCAAGTCGGCCAACCTGATTTTTCCCGACGCGAATCTCGACAACGCGGTGCGCGCGGCGGCCTCGGGAATCTTCTTCAACACCGGCCAGGTGTGTTCGGCGGGCTCGCGGATCCTCGCGCATCGCGACATCTACGACGACGTGGTCGAGCGGCTCGCGGCGCGCGCTAAATCGATCAAGGTCGGCGACCCGTCGAAGCGCGAAACGTCGATGGGTCCGCTGATTTCCGCCGCGCAGATGAAGACGGTGCTCGGTTATGTCGAAACAGGGCGCGCCGAAGGGGCATCGCTGGTCGCGGGCGGCGCGCGGATCGGCGAGCGCGGCTTCTTCGTCGAGCCGACGGTGTTCGCCAACGTCGAGCACGAGATGCGCATTTCCCAGGAAGAGATTTTCGGTCCGGTCGCAAGCGTGATCCGTTTCGACGACGAAGCCGACGCGCTGCGGATCGCCAACGGCACGCAATACAGTCTGGCGGCGGGCGTGTGGAGCGCGGATATCGGCAGGGTGCATCGGGTCGCGCGCGATCTGAAGGCGGGCACCGTGTGGATCAATACCTATGGTTATACCGATGTGCGTTTGCCGTGGGGCGGAGCGGGCGATTCGGGGTTTGGCCGCGAGCACGGCGATATGGCGATCGAGAACTTTACCGAGCCGAAGGCGGTGTGGCTCGCGATCGATCAATAG
- a CDS encoding LysR family transcriptional regulator — protein sequence MNVSLQQLKVFVAVARERSFTRAARRFDLTQSAVSRCVRELEEAVELKLFDRTTRQVELTSAGASLERRIGRLLDEIDLTLREERAAFDGHTGVVVIASNPVMSSAWVAQGLAACASAFPGLVVSVEDQPQSSVFASVEQGEADFGVVSLAQPLSGDQLHAQAVFSTPLHAVLPCGHPLTRHAGIAWTSLNEWPLVTLNDDAGVRAALDLAFAANGLKRRPLQEMGHVAAVTRMVELGLGVGVLPVDARWPSFGAALVSRPLVPEMKLTTLLVHRRKRSLRPNAAEVWAQFAASAPASASAPVSASPDQSRASSSTHAPAGSSCVARKAAPRDGAASHEPERRSTTSP from the coding sequence ATGAACGTTTCGTTGCAACAGCTGAAGGTTTTCGTGGCCGTGGCGCGCGAGCGGAGTTTCACGCGTGCGGCGCGCCGCTTCGATCTCACGCAGTCGGCGGTGAGCCGCTGCGTGCGCGAACTCGAAGAGGCGGTCGAACTGAAGCTGTTCGACCGGACCACGCGCCAGGTCGAGCTGACGAGCGCGGGGGCGAGTCTCGAACGCCGGATCGGCCGCTTGCTTGACGAGATCGACCTGACCTTGCGCGAGGAACGCGCGGCGTTCGATGGGCATACCGGCGTGGTGGTCATCGCAAGCAATCCGGTGATGTCGTCGGCATGGGTGGCGCAGGGGTTGGCCGCTTGCGCGTCGGCGTTTCCCGGCCTCGTCGTGTCGGTCGAGGATCAGCCGCAGAGCAGCGTGTTCGCGAGCGTCGAACAGGGCGAGGCGGATTTCGGCGTGGTGTCGCTGGCGCAGCCGTTGAGTGGCGATCAGTTGCATGCGCAAGCGGTTTTCTCCACGCCGTTGCACGCCGTGTTGCCGTGCGGGCATCCGTTGACGCGGCACGCCGGCATCGCGTGGACGAGCCTGAACGAGTGGCCGCTCGTGACGTTGAACGACGATGCGGGCGTGCGCGCCGCGCTCGATCTCGCGTTTGCCGCGAACGGCCTGAAGCGTCGGCCGCTGCAGGAAATGGGGCACGTCGCAGCGGTAACGCGAATGGTCGAATTGGGCCTCGGCGTCGGTGTGCTGCCCGTGGATGCGCGTTGGCCATCGTTCGGCGCAGCGCTGGTGAGCCGGCCGCTCGTGCCGGAGATGAAGCTGACCACCTTGCTCGTGCATCGGCGCAAGCGTTCGCTTCGGCCGAATGCGGCCGAGGTGTGGGCACAGTTCGCGGCATCGGCACCGGCATCGGCATCGGCACCGGTATCGGCATCGCCGGATCAAAGCCGGGCTTCATCCTCGACACACGCACCGGCAGGCTCATCCTGTGTCGCGCGCAAGGCTGCGCCGCGCGACGGCGCCGCGTCGCACGAACCCGAGCGCCGATCCACCACCTCGCCCTGA
- the oxlT gene encoding oxalate/formate MFS antiporter: protein MDDINQQAKARAFWTNRWWQLVIGMVCMALVANLQYAWTLFVTPMNTRHHWGEASIQLAFSIFILTETWLVPLEGWLVDKFGPRPVVAGGAICAGLAWVMNSYATTLPVLYTAAVIAGIGAGGVYGTCVGNALKWFPDRRGLAAGLTAAGFGAGAAVTVIPIANMITRTGYEHTFFFFGILQGACIFVLALLLKKPTLRQQAAARRKFAVSKVDYTPGQMIKTPVFWVIYVSFVAVAAGGLMATAQIGPIAKDWGLARIPMTMFGMTLPLLTATLSIDNICNGFTRPLCGFISDKLGRENTMFVIFIGEGLALLGLMEYGSNPYWFMTFAALIFLFWGEIFSIFPAICADTFGSKYAAANAGTLYTAKGTASLLVPIASVLSATGGWNLVFIVSAVVTIAAGIAAKFVLAPMRSRWVDSHNEPQGVLAVAGNGKPSRLGRWPEQTGE from the coding sequence ATGGACGATATCAATCAGCAGGCCAAGGCGCGCGCGTTCTGGACGAATCGTTGGTGGCAGCTTGTCATCGGCATGGTATGCATGGCCCTGGTCGCCAATCTGCAATACGCGTGGACGCTGTTCGTCACGCCGATGAACACGCGTCACCACTGGGGCGAAGCGTCGATTCAACTCGCCTTCTCGATCTTCATTCTGACCGAAACGTGGCTCGTGCCGCTCGAAGGCTGGCTGGTCGACAAATTTGGACCTCGGCCCGTGGTCGCCGGCGGCGCGATTTGCGCGGGTCTTGCCTGGGTGATGAATTCGTATGCGACCACCTTGCCGGTGCTGTACACGGCGGCGGTCATTGCCGGGATCGGCGCGGGCGGCGTGTATGGCACCTGCGTCGGCAATGCGCTGAAGTGGTTTCCCGATCGCCGCGGTCTTGCCGCGGGATTGACGGCGGCCGGTTTCGGCGCGGGCGCGGCGGTGACAGTGATTCCGATCGCCAACATGATTACCCGCACCGGTTATGAACATACGTTCTTCTTCTTCGGCATTCTGCAGGGCGCGTGCATTTTCGTGCTCGCGTTGTTGCTGAAGAAACCGACTTTGCGTCAGCAAGCCGCGGCGCGCAGGAAATTCGCGGTGTCGAAGGTGGACTACACGCCGGGGCAGATGATCAAGACGCCGGTGTTCTGGGTGATCTACGTATCGTTCGTCGCGGTGGCGGCCGGTGGCTTGATGGCCACCGCGCAGATCGGGCCGATCGCGAAAGATTGGGGCCTCGCGCGCATTCCGATGACGATGTTCGGCATGACCTTGCCGCTGCTCACCGCGACGCTGTCCATCGACAACATCTGCAACGGCTTCACGCGTCCGCTGTGCGGTTTCATCTCCGACAAGCTCGGCCGCGAGAACACGATGTTCGTGATCTTCATCGGCGAAGGTCTGGCGCTGCTCGGCTTGATGGAATACGGCAGCAATCCGTACTGGTTCATGACGTTCGCCGCGCTGATCTTCCTGTTCTGGGGCGAGATCTTCTCGATCTTCCCAGCCATCTGCGCGGATACGTTCGGCAGCAAATACGCGGCCGCCAATGCCGGCACGCTGTACACCGCGAAGGGCACGGCGTCGCTGCTGGTGCCGATCGCCTCGGTGTTGTCCGCGACCGGCGGCTGGAATCTGGTGTTCATCGTATCGGCGGTGGTGACGATCGCCGCCGGCATCGCGGCGAAGTTCGTGCTCGCGCCGATGCGCTCGCGCTGGGTCGACTCGCACAACGAACCGCAGGGCGTGCTGGCGGTGGCCGGCAACGGCAAGCCCTCGCGTCTGGGCCGGTGGCCGGAACAGACCGGGGAATAG
- a CDS encoding LysR family transcriptional regulator, giving the protein MTMRNATLRQLKVFETVARHLSFSRAAEELHLTQPAVSTQVRQLEEHAGLPLFEQLGKKIYLTPAGTEMLHYSRAIMQQFHEVDEAMSQLKGVSGGKLSIAVISAGDYFFPRVLAEFTRRYSGVVLNLAVHNREELLHQLATNQTDLAVMVRPPHETDATNEPFAPHPYVIVAAPTHPLAHKRNIKMSQLANEAFIVRERGSDTWNSMEEGFAGRLANLKIAMEIKSTETIKQAVIAGMGIAFLSAHTISLELQLGHLVVLDVESFPVMLNWYVVHRKNKRLPPVAVAFKRFLMEEGANLIEKITRVKELSVYKR; this is encoded by the coding sequence ATGACGATGCGCAATGCGACTCTGCGGCAACTGAAAGTGTTCGAGACGGTGGCGCGCCACCTGAGCTTCTCGCGCGCCGCGGAGGAATTGCATCTGACGCAACCCGCCGTGTCCACTCAGGTACGTCAACTCGAGGAACATGCGGGACTGCCGCTGTTCGAGCAACTCGGCAAGAAGATCTACCTCACGCCGGCCGGCACCGAGATGCTTCACTACAGCCGCGCGATCATGCAGCAATTCCACGAAGTCGACGAAGCGATGAGCCAGCTCAAGGGCGTCTCCGGCGGCAAGCTCAGCATCGCCGTGATCAGCGCGGGCGACTACTTCTTTCCCCGGGTACTGGCCGAATTCACGCGCCGTTATTCGGGCGTCGTGCTCAATCTCGCCGTGCACAACCGCGAGGAACTGCTGCATCAACTCGCGACCAATCAAACCGATCTGGCCGTCATGGTGCGCCCGCCGCACGAAACGGATGCCACCAACGAGCCGTTCGCGCCGCACCCGTACGTGATCGTCGCGGCGCCCACGCATCCGCTCGCGCACAAGCGCAACATCAAGATGAGCCAGTTGGCGAATGAAGCGTTTATCGTGCGCGAGCGCGGTTCGGATACGTGGAATTCGATGGAAGAAGGTTTCGCCGGACGCCTCGCCAATCTGAAGATCGCAATGGAAATCAAGAGCACCGAGACGATCAAGCAGGCGGTGATCGCGGGCATGGGCATCGCGTTTCTGTCCGCGCATACGATCAGCCTCGAATTGCAGCTCGGCCATCTCGTGGTACTCGACGTCGAGAGCTTTCCGGTCATGCTCAACTGGTACGTCGTGCATCGAAAGAACAAACGCTTGCCGCCGGTCGCGGTCGCCTTCAAACGCTTCCTGATGGAGGAAGGCGCGAATCTGATCGAGAAGATTACGCGCGTGAAGGAATTGAGCGTGTATAAACGCTAG
- a CDS encoding fumarylacetoacetate hydrolase family protein — translation MDTWMRFMSSDGGVVFGRVEGGYLHEYASLDHPVPTGAVLPMRTLTPLAPCAPGKIVALWNNYHALAAKLDKPVPSHPLFLLKPAASVIGTGEAIRRPPGYAGKIVYEGELGIVIGRRCRNASVDEAAAAIFGYTLVNDVTAADLLNENPHFPQWTRAKGFDTFCCLGPAIVSGFDWRQARLVTLLDGVERQNYPLDDMVFSPQQQVSLLSQDLTLEAGDVIACGTSVGVGSIKDGATVSVSIDGIGTLSNTLVTTAAADLHHLAPQTVAAT, via the coding sequence ATGGATACGTGGATGCGTTTCATGTCGAGCGACGGCGGCGTCGTATTTGGGCGCGTGGAAGGCGGCTATCTGCACGAGTACGCGAGTCTCGATCACCCGGTGCCGACCGGCGCGGTTCTGCCGATGCGCACGCTGACGCCGCTCGCGCCGTGCGCGCCGGGCAAGATCGTCGCGTTGTGGAACAACTATCACGCGCTGGCCGCGAAGCTCGACAAGCCGGTGCCGTCGCATCCGCTGTTTCTGTTGAAGCCCGCCGCTTCCGTGATCGGTACAGGCGAGGCGATCCGTCGTCCCCCGGGTTACGCGGGCAAGATCGTCTACGAAGGCGAACTCGGTATCGTGATCGGCAGGCGTTGCCGAAACGCAAGCGTCGACGAAGCAGCCGCGGCGATCTTCGGCTATACGCTCGTCAATGACGTGACCGCCGCGGATCTGTTGAACGAGAACCCGCATTTCCCGCAGTGGACGCGCGCGAAGGGCTTCGACACGTTCTGTTGTCTGGGGCCGGCCATCGTCTCCGGATTCGACTGGCGACAGGCGCGCCTCGTGACCTTGCTCGACGGCGTCGAGCGGCAGAACTATCCGCTCGACGATATGGTGTTTTCGCCGCAGCAGCAGGTGAGTCTGCTGTCGCAAGACCTCACGCTCGAAGCGGGCGATGTGATTGCGTGCGGGACATCGGTCGGCGTCGGCTCGATCAAGGACGGCGCGACCGTGTCGGTTTCGATCGATGGTATCGGCACGCTCAGTAATACGCTGGTGACCACGGCTGCTGCGGACCTGCATCACCTCGCACCGCAAACGGTTGCTGCAACCTGA
- the frc gene encoding formyl-CoA transferase, with the protein MTKALDGVRILDFTHVQSGPTCTQLLAWFGADVIKVERAGAGDITREQLRDIPDVDSLYFTMLNHNKRSVTIDTKHPEGKQVLEALIQKCDVLVENFAPGALDRMGFTWERIQELNPRMIVASVKGFGPGPYEDCKVYENVAQCAGGAASTTGFDDGPPIVTGAQIGDSGTGLHLALGIVTALYQRTQTGRGQRVLAAMQDGVLNLCRVKLRDQQRLARNGTMKEYPQYPNGTFGDAVPRAGNASGGGQPGWILKCKGWETDPNAYIYFITQAPVWAKICNVIGREEWATDPDYATPAARLPRLKEIFAEIERWTMTKTKFEAMQTLNKYDIPCGPILSMKELAEEPSLRKTGTIVEVDHPTRGKYLTVGNPIKLSDSPTEVKRSPLLGEHTDEVMAELGYSPAQISALRTAGAI; encoded by the coding sequence ATGACGAAAGCATTGGACGGTGTGCGCATTCTCGATTTCACGCACGTGCAATCGGGTCCGACCTGCACGCAATTGCTCGCGTGGTTCGGCGCGGATGTGATCAAGGTGGAGCGGGCCGGCGCGGGCGACATCACGCGCGAGCAACTGCGCGATATCCCCGACGTGGACAGCCTTTACTTCACGATGCTCAATCACAACAAGCGTTCGGTCACGATCGACACGAAACATCCCGAAGGCAAACAGGTACTCGAAGCGCTGATCCAGAAATGCGACGTGCTGGTGGAGAACTTTGCGCCGGGCGCGCTCGATCGCATGGGCTTCACGTGGGAACGGATTCAGGAGTTGAATCCGCGCATGATCGTCGCTTCGGTGAAAGGCTTCGGGCCGGGACCGTACGAGGACTGCAAGGTCTATGAGAACGTCGCGCAATGCGCGGGCGGCGCCGCCTCGACCACGGGTTTCGACGACGGTCCGCCGATCGTCACCGGTGCGCAGATCGGCGATAGCGGCACGGGCCTGCATCTGGCGCTCGGCATCGTCACCGCGCTGTATCAGCGCACCCAAACCGGACGCGGTCAGCGCGTGCTCGCGGCGATGCAGGACGGCGTGCTCAACCTGTGCCGCGTGAAACTGCGCGACCAGCAGCGGCTCGCCCGCAACGGCACGATGAAGGAATACCCGCAATATCCGAACGGCACGTTCGGCGACGCGGTGCCGCGCGCGGGCAATGCATCGGGCGGCGGTCAGCCGGGCTGGATTCTGAAATGCAAGGGCTGGGAAACCGATCCGAATGCGTATATCTACTTCATCACGCAGGCGCCGGTGTGGGCAAAGATCTGCAATGTGATCGGCAGGGAAGAGTGGGCCACCGATCCCGACTACGCGACACCTGCCGCGCGCCTGCCGCGCCTGAAGGAGATCTTCGCGGAGATCGAACGCTGGACCATGACCAAGACCAAGTTCGAGGCCATGCAGACGCTCAACAAATACGACATACCGTGCGGTCCGATCCTGTCGATGAAGGAACTCGCCGAGGAACCGTCGTTGCGCAAGACTGGCACGATCGTCGAGGTGGATCATCCGACTCGCGGCAAGTATTTGACGGTCGGCAATCCCATCAAGCTGTCCGACAGTCCGACCGAAGTCAAACGCTCGCCGCTGCTCGGCGAACATACCGACGAGGTCATGGCCGAACTCGGTTACTCGCCGGCGCAGATCAGCGCGTTGCGCACGGCCGGCGCGATCTGA
- a CDS encoding thiamine pyrophosphate-binding protein: MSAVVTSPNPATSSSGSTTAEDTLRQKTRNAGVVSGGHLVAKALKNEGVDTIFTLCGGHIIDIYDGCVDEGIRIIDVRHEQVAAHAADGYARQTGKLGCVVTTAGPGCTNAVTGIATAFRSESPILHIGGQGALTQHKMGSLQDLPHVDIMAPITKFAASVPSTERVADMISMAARECFNGAPGPAYLEIPRDVLDREIDLTRAVVPQPGHYRASTKSIGDPRDIEKLADILVNAERPAILYGQQVWTARGHEEAIALLRGIDMPGYFNGASRGLLPPGDPHHFDRTRSQAFANADVLIVVGTPFDFRMGYGKRISRELTLVQIDMDYRTVGKNRDIDLGLVGDPGAILAAVLQAASGRLKDDKRQARRKWMAQLQNAEAAATEKLMPLFRSDSMPIHPYRVAYELNEFLSDDTVYIGDGGDVVTISAQAVRPRRPGQWMDPGALGSLGVGTGFALAAKLAHPHKEVLCYYGDGSFGMTAFDMETANRFGAPYLAVIGNNSAMNQIRYGQLAKYGDERGSVGNLLSDVPFSKFADMLGGHGEEVRDPAQIAGALQRAREAIHRTGRSAVVNIWVDPREYAPGTKNQTMYK, translated from the coding sequence ATGTCCGCAGTTGTTACATCCCCGAACCCCGCGACAAGCAGTTCAGGCAGCACGACGGCGGAAGACACGCTCAGGCAGAAGACCCGCAACGCGGGCGTCGTCTCCGGCGGCCATCTGGTGGCGAAGGCGCTGAAAAACGAAGGGGTCGACACGATCTTCACGCTGTGCGGCGGCCACATCATCGATATCTACGACGGCTGCGTCGACGAAGGCATCCGCATCATCGACGTGCGTCACGAGCAGGTCGCCGCGCATGCCGCCGACGGCTACGCGCGCCAGACCGGCAAGCTCGGCTGCGTGGTCACCACCGCCGGTCCCGGTTGCACGAACGCCGTCACCGGCATCGCCACCGCGTTCCGTTCGGAGAGTCCGATCCTGCACATCGGCGGGCAGGGCGCACTCACGCAGCACAAGATGGGTTCGCTGCAGGACTTGCCGCACGTCGACATCATGGCGCCCATCACCAAGTTCGCCGCCAGCGTGCCGAGCACCGAGCGCGTCGCGGACATGATCTCGATGGCCGCGCGCGAGTGCTTCAACGGCGCGCCTGGTCCGGCCTACCTGGAAATTCCGCGCGACGTGCTCGATCGCGAAATCGATCTGACGCGCGCGGTGGTGCCGCAACCTGGCCACTATCGCGCGTCGACGAAATCGATCGGCGATCCGCGCGACATCGAAAAACTCGCGGACATTCTCGTGAACGCCGAACGTCCGGCGATTCTGTACGGCCAGCAGGTGTGGACCGCGCGTGGGCACGAGGAAGCGATCGCGCTGCTGCGCGGCATCGACATGCCCGGGTATTTCAACGGCGCGAGCCGCGGCCTGTTGCCGCCGGGCGATCCGCATCACTTCGACCGCACTCGTTCGCAGGCTTTCGCGAATGCCGACGTGTTGATCGTCGTCGGTACGCCGTTCGATTTCCGCATGGGTTACGGCAAGCGCATCAGCCGGGAGTTGACGCTGGTGCAGATCGACATGGACTACCGCACGGTCGGCAAGAATCGCGATATCGACCTCGGGCTCGTCGGCGATCCGGGCGCGATTCTCGCCGCCGTATTGCAGGCCGCGAGCGGGCGTCTGAAAGACGACAAGCGTCAGGCACGGCGCAAATGGATGGCGCAGTTGCAGAACGCCGAAGCCGCCGCGACCGAAAAGCTGATGCCCTTGTTCAGATCGGACAGCATGCCGATCCATCCGTATCGCGTCGCGTACGAACTCAATGAATTTCTCTCCGACGACACCGTGTACATCGGCGACGGCGGCGACGTCGTGACGATTTCCGCGCAGGCGGTGCGGCCGCGCCGTCCGGGGCAATGGATGGACCCCGGCGCGCTGGGCTCGCTCGGTGTCGGCACCGGCTTCGCGCTTGCCGCGAAACTCGCGCATCCGCACAAGGAAGTGCTGTGCTACTACGGCGACGGCTCGTTCGGCATGACCGCGTTCGACATGGAAACCGCCAACCGTTTCGGCGCACCGTATCTCGCGGTGATCGGCAATAACTCGGCGATGAATCAGATCCGCTACGGGCAGCTCGCCAAATATGGCGACGAGCGCGGCAGCGTCGGCAATCTGCTGAGCGATGTGCCGTTCAGCAAGTTCGCCGACATGCTGGGCGGTCACGGCGAGGAGGTGCGCGATCCGGCGCAGATCGCTGGCGCGTTGCAGCGTGCGCGCGAGGCGATTCATCGGACCGGGCGCTCGGCGGTGGTCAACATCTGGGTCGATCCGCGCGAGTACGCGCCGGGGACCAAAAACCAAACCATGTACAAGTAA
- a CDS encoding GntR family transcriptional regulator has product MSSELQTEAVGTPLTLSLQPIGASASLRDQAYAMLRQAIADADIYQSREEIRLDERVLSESLGVSRTPVREAMTLLEQEGFLRMVPRRGIYIVRKSKREIVEMIQMWAALESMAARLATLHASDEEIARLRHMFDNFRDATPAEHIAEYSDANIAFHQAIVELSKSQIILDTIKNIFIHVRAIRRMTISQSDRASRSIVDHLRIIEALEKRDTELAERLTRQHSLDLATFVEANCDFLD; this is encoded by the coding sequence ATGTCGTCAGAACTTCAAACTGAAGCAGTGGGTACGCCGCTGACTTTGTCGTTGCAGCCGATCGGCGCGAGCGCGAGCTTGCGCGATCAGGCGTACGCGATGTTGCGCCAGGCGATCGCCGACGCGGACATCTACCAGAGCCGCGAGGAAATCCGTCTCGACGAACGCGTGCTGAGCGAGTCGCTCGGCGTGAGCCGCACGCCGGTGCGCGAGGCGATGACGCTGCTCGAACAGGAAGGTTTTCTGCGCATGGTGCCGCGGCGCGGCATCTACATCGTGCGCAAGAGCAAGCGCGAAATCGTCGAGATGATCCAGATGTGGGCGGCGCTCGAAAGCATGGCCGCGCGGCTCGCCACGCTGCATGCGAGCGACGAGGAAATCGCCCGTCTGCGCCACATGTTCGACAATTTCCGCGACGCCACCCCGGCCGAGCATATCGCCGAATACTCGGACGCCAACATCGCGTTTCATCAGGCGATCGTCGAGTTGTCGAAGTCGCAGATCATTCTCGACACGATCAAGAACATCTTCATCCACGTGCGCGCGATCCGGCGCATGACGATCTCGCAGAGCGATCGCGCGTCGCGTTCCATCGTCGATCATCTGCGCATCATCGAGGCGTTGGAGAAGCGCGATACCGAACTCGCCGAGCGGCTGACGCGGCAGCATTCGCTGGATCTGGCGACCTTCGTCGAGGCGAACTGCGATTTTCTGGACTAG
- the shiA gene encoding shikimate transporter: MSTIHPAAAPADNRATRSQARKAALGSFVGAVVDWYDFLLYGIVAALVFNAEFFPKVSPAMGTLAAFATFGVGFLFRPLGGFVFGHYGDRLGRKRMLVLTVMMMGLSTAAIGLLPAFSSIGWWAPVLLVTLRAIQGFAVGGEWGGAALMAVESAPEKKKAFYSSGVQVGYGVGLVLSTGLVAIISRSMDNASFLSWGWRLPFLFSVVLVLIALWIRSSMEESKEFVEKVGQHGERSVRLPIVEALLRHPKAFLLIIALRLAELFTMYIVTAFALNYSTANLHMPREFFLTIGLLVGALSCVTIPCFALLADRFGRRRIYMIGAVVGMLSAVPFFLALDARATIWIVVFAVMLANVAHDMVVSVQQPMFTELFGTEYRYSGAGVGYQVASVVGGGFTPFIAVALVSFAGGSWHPVAAYLAIGCLISVLVAAKMKTGRGVA; this comes from the coding sequence ATGAGCACGATCCACCCGGCGGCCGCCCCGGCCGACAACCGCGCAACACGCAGCCAGGCGCGCAAGGCCGCGCTCGGCAGCTTCGTCGGCGCGGTCGTCGACTGGTACGACTTTCTGCTGTACGGCATCGTCGCCGCGCTGGTCTTCAACGCCGAGTTCTTTCCGAAGGTCAGCCCGGCGATGGGCACCCTCGCCGCATTCGCGACCTTCGGCGTCGGCTTCCTGTTCCGGCCGCTCGGCGGTTTCGTGTTCGGCCACTATGGCGACCGGCTCGGACGCAAACGCATGCTGGTGCTGACCGTGATGATGATGGGCCTGTCGACCGCGGCGATCGGACTATTGCCGGCGTTCTCGTCGATCGGCTGGTGGGCGCCGGTGCTGCTCGTCACGCTGCGCGCGATCCAGGGTTTCGCGGTGGGCGGCGAATGGGGCGGCGCCGCGTTGATGGCGGTGGAAAGCGCGCCGGAAAAGAAAAAGGCGTTCTACAGCAGTGGTGTGCAGGTCGGCTACGGCGTCGGCCTCGTGCTGTCGACCGGGCTCGTCGCGATCATCAGCCGGTCGATGGACAACGCGTCGTTCCTCAGTTGGGGCTGGCGGCTGCCGTTCCTGTTCAGCGTGGTGCTGGTGCTGATCGCGCTGTGGATCCGCTCGAGCATGGAAGAGTCGAAGGAGTTCGTCGAGAAGGTCGGCCAGCATGGCGAACGCAGCGTGCGCCTGCCGATCGTCGAAGCGCTGCTGCGTCATCCGAAGGCGTTTCTGCTGATCATCGCGCTGCGGCTCGCCGAACTGTTCACCATGTATATCGTCACCGCCTTCGCGCTGAACTACTCGACCGCGAATCTGCACATGCCGCGCGAGTTCTTCCTCACGATCGGTCTGCTGGTCGGCGCGCTGAGCTGCGTGACGATTCCGTGCTTCGCGTTGCTCGCGGACCGCTTCGGCCGCCGCCGCATCTACATGATCGGCGCGGTGGTCGGCATGCTGAGCGCGGTGCCGTTCTTTCTCGCACTCGATGCACGCGCAACCATCTGGATCGTGGTCTTCGCGGTGATGCTCGCGAACGTCGCGCACGACATGGTGGTGAGCGTCCAGCAGCCGATGTTCACCGAACTGTTCGGCACCGAGTACCGCTATAGCGGCGCGGGCGTCGGCTACCAGGTGGCGAGCGTGGTGGGCGGCGGCTTCACGCCTTTCATCGCGGTTGCGCTGGTCAGCTTCGCGGGCGGCTCGTGGCATCCGGTGGCCGCATACCTTGCGATCGGCTGTCTGATTTCGGTGCTGGTGGCCGCAAAAATGAAGACCGGGCGCGGCGTCGCCTGA